Proteins from one Malania oleifera isolate guangnan ecotype guangnan chromosome 4, ASM2987363v1, whole genome shotgun sequence genomic window:
- the LOC131153500 gene encoding uncharacterized protein LOC131153500 produces the protein MAPVAATFHILRPPHQFRQPLTARTHPASLSPSFAHSLTAADWCILSFKRVFLSIMACIWAQKLETSVLNCAFFISIICIRRAISCSSYSASRRCCSISARAAAPIDDDVVGAMYPLQRPFTQPPLVAQAPGK, from the exons ATGGCGCCGGTCGCAGCCACCTTTCACATACTCCGGCCACCCCATCAATTCCGGCAGCCCCTCACGGCCAGAACTCATCCtgcatctctctctccctcattcGCCCACTCACTCACAGCAGCAG ATTGGTGCATCCTTTCCTTTAAGCGAGTtttcctatccatcatggcttgcatctgggctcaAAAGTTGGAGACCTCCGTTCTCAATTGCGCGTTCTtcatttccatcatctgcatccgtcgagccatctcctgctcatcatactcggcctctcgacgttgttgttccatctctgcacgagccGCTGCACCCatagatgatgatgttgttggggcgatgtatccacttcaaagacctttcacccagcccccgctcgttgcccaggcacctgggaagtga